From Alosa sapidissima isolate fAloSap1 chromosome 2, fAloSap1.pri, whole genome shotgun sequence, one genomic window encodes:
- the LOC121688401 gene encoding uncharacterized protein LOC121688401, with protein sequence MPDVKAGGRTKLEEPNVESANKVQWKGSQYKKGLFLCLNQGVEDLEDLSYLQESDLLSFLRPIEARKLLSLLKKSSQQDVLDSPPSNQSNQQFSRASTSTSPVTQSDEMHLSAGKPDSLLRMNTHARSHSDQTGTSTATEEAPLGGGVGSRRKAAWSCRDGPEGTLLKMVLAPAWSRRLVLQSAGRSPVRLFCCALERNATKRKLAVSPKVLTLITRIAD encoded by the exons ATGCCCGATGTCAAGGCTGGAGGAAGGACGAAGCTAGAAG AACCCAATGTTGAGTCAGCTAACAAGGTGCAGTGGAAAGGCTCTCAGTACAAAAAGGGACTCTTTCTGTGTTTAAACCAAG GAGTTGAGGACCTGGAAGACCTGAGCTACCTGCAGGAGAGTGACCTCCTTTCTTTCCTGAGACCAATTGAAGCCAGGAAACTTCTGTCACTGCTCAAAAAGTCAA GCCAACAAGATGTCTTGGACAGTCCTCCAAGCAACCAGAGCAACCAACAGTTCAGCAGAGCCAGTACCAGTACAAGTCCAGTAACACAGTCTGACGAGATGCACCTTTCTG CAGGGAAGCCTGACAGCCTGCTGCGCATGAACACTCATGCTAGGAGTCACTCAGACCAGACAGGAACCAGCACTGCCACTGAGGAGGCCCCACTAGGAGGTGGAGTTGGGTCGCGGAGAAAAGCAGCATGGAGCTGCCGAGATGGACCTGAAGGGACATTACTGAAGATGGTGCTGGCTCCTGCCTGGTCTAGGAGACTTGTCTTGCAGTCGGCAGGCAGATCTCCGGTCAGGCTTTTCTGCTGTGCAT TGGAGCGGAACGCCACCAAAAGAAAACTTGCAGTCAGTCCAAAGGTTCTCACACTGATCACCAGAATTGCAGACTAA